A single window of Coffea eugenioides isolate CCC68of chromosome 7, Ceug_1.0, whole genome shotgun sequence DNA harbors:
- the LOC113777258 gene encoding putative late blight resistance protein homolog R1B-12 → MATDKASDSEESLFGATEVAGKVLKHHIFCEQDSSHHFSSSTSTNCFDLALDILAELEKELFGCVFKNWKKEVRLMKTCFLYVKKCRRRRNHEALLEHDHEDRCNIMSENLRRSIICFRIQDVAISMIHDLQPAYFQYIQSGYHLDIDTIISAVTRWWEKIKIFLETDLKKSCAAIFIDYYSPGDPRLVMDLIMCLLETLDCVLRVGELRDTIRHRLKLLRNLIGFVTMQGFECAQLTDLLTHTVVAAGRLISICQFDYDENQMESEIYQLQLIHKKFNLLDLQVRETFVHVLTASKKQPRSSYDKNKDPVVGQFIGSLRDYLIDLLGSYASFQVPVKDQILRLHEEIRCLGILLKQEEKLGDEMKELIGAVVSDVAILTFSLSVNEIKEGLPKEIDLAVFHLHKVLKYMVAEVGHNYPLKSPYSSFNYPRPNELGCMDSFLENLKELARCDEADDSIGFQQDRIQMIQKDLVFLRSFLENIKEQRYQNGKLQAFWSHVMEAAYKAELLIDLALVGDKCEDSLDAVSRDINLLKIDAPEIHNVQTQRVNKTSLHIRSQLAAAMHDEDLVGLDDEVETITHRLTRGSKQLDVVPIVGMPGLGKTTLALKVYNAPSVRSHFHVHGWCRVSQTCSKHSLLVQLLCSVDSRSPDEYLKEDENNLANKLRQVLLRSRYLLFLDDLWDVEAWNLLKKSLPNDANGSRILFTSRYQDLSLHFEPNSEPHHLRHLTDEESWTLLQRKLFGTEDCPPALSEVGSQIAKLCQGLPLAVVLVAGILAITAQDSWEEVAKSLSSIVLEDAYCMKTLELSYSHLPDYLKPCLLYFAAFKEDEVINVRRLLRLWISERFVQQAEGKRVEEAAYDYFMALVNRSLVMGVGQRTVGGAKACLLHDLVHEFCVKKAKEESFLYAIHTWNPLGLTGPSNPHRVCVRNTRELKIWELTLIFPNLRSLILFGQDDFEHEEEDLGILLPKLLRVLDFGNLEFRYSFPMEVALLVHLRYLALKGIRYIPSAIANLSS, encoded by the exons GAATCTTTGTTTGGCGCTACTGAAGTTGCTGGGAAAGTTCTGAAGCACCATATCTTCTGTGAACAAGATAGT TCGCATCACTTCTCCTCCAGCACTAGCACTAATTGCTTTGATCTTGCTTTAGATATCCTAGCCGAGCTTGAGAAAGAGCTGTTTGGCTGCGTGTTCAAGAACTGGAAGAAGGAGGTAAGATTAATGAAAACCTGTTTCCTGTATGTCAAAAAGTGTAGGAGGAGGAGGAACCACGAAGCGCTTTTGGAGCATGATCACGAGGACAGGTGTAATATTATGTCTGAAAATTTGAGACGTAGTATTATTTGCTTCAGAATTCAAGATGTGGCTATCAGTATGATTCATGATCTTCAGCCTGCTTATTTTCAATATATTCAATCTGGTTATCACTTAGATATTGACACCATTATAAGTGCGGTTACCAGATGGTGGgaaaagatcaaaatttttcttgagaCGGATCTCAAGAAATCATGCGCCGCCATCTTCATCGACTATTACTCACCAGGAGATCCACGACTAGTTATGGATCTTATTATGTGCCTTTTAGAGACTTTGGATTGCGTTTTACGTGTTGGGGAGCTAAGGGATACAATTAGACACAGGCTAAAACTCTTAAGGAATCTCATTGGCTTTGTGACAATGCAAGGTTTTGAATGTGCACAACTGACAGATCTCTTGACTCACACTGTTGTTGCAGCTGGACGCCTGATTTCTATATGTCAGTTTGACTATGATGAAAATCAAATGGAATCTGAAATTTATCAGCTGCAGCTGATACACAAGAAGTTCAATCTTCTTGATCTCCAAGTCCGAGAAACTTTTGTCCATGTCCTGACAGCTTCAAAGAAACAACCGAGATCATCATATGATAAGAATAAGGATCCAGTGGTAGGCCAGTTTATTGGTTCTCTCCGTGATTATCTTATAGATCTACTAGGATCTTATGCCAGTTTTCAGGTTCCAGTCAAGGATCAAATACTAAGACTCCATGAGGAAATAAGATGCCTGGGTATCCTTCTTAAACAGGAGGAGAAACTAGGTGATGAAATGAAGGAGCTTATTGGAGCTGTGGTCTCTGATGTAGCAATTTTGACCTTCTCCCTTTCTGTCAATGAAATCAAAGAAGGCTTGCCTAAGGAAATAGATCTTGCGGTGTTTCATTTGCACAAAGTTCTCAAATATATGGTGGCAGAGGTTGGACACAATTATCCACTAAAATCACCATATTCATCATTTAATTATCCTAGACCCAATGAGTTGGGCTGTATGGATTCTTTCCTAGAAAATCTCAAGGAACTAGCAAGGTGTGATGAGGCTGATGATTCAATTGGTTTTCAACAAGATAGAATCCAAATGATCCAAAAAGATCTCGTATTTTTAAGATCTTTCCTAGAAAATATCAAGGAGCAGCGCTATCAGAATGGAAAACTTCAAGCTTTCTGGAGTCATGTTATGGAGGCTGCTTACAAGGCAGAGTTACTGATTGACTTGGCACTTGTTGGTGATAAATGTGAAGATTCTTTGGATGCTGTTTCTAGAGATATCAATCTTTTGAAGATTGATGCCCCTGAGATCCATAATGTTCAAACCCAAAGAGTTAACAAGACTTCCCTTCACATACGGTCACAACTTGCTGCCGCCATGCACGACGAAGATCTGGTAGGTCTTGACGACGAGGTGGAAACTATTACTCATCGGCTTACGAGAGGATCAAAGCAATTGGATGTTGTTCCCATTGTAGGTATGCCAGGCCTTGGTAAGACCACATTAGCCCTCAAAGTTTATAATGCTCCTTCAGTTAGGTCACATTTCCATGTTCATGGTTGGTGTCGTGTTTCTCAAACGTGTAGCAAACACAGTTTGTTAGTTCAACTTTTGTGTAGTGTTGATTCTAGGAGTCCAGATGAATATCTTAAGGAGGATGAAAATAATTTGGCTAACAAGCTAAGGCAGGTTTTGCTGAGAAGTAGGTATCTCCTTTTTTTGGATGACTTGTGGGACGTTGAGGCatggaatttgttgaaaaaatcaCTGCCGAATGATGCCAATGGAAGCAGAATTCTCTTCACCAGCAGATACCAGGATTTATCTTTGCATTTCGAACCTAATAGTGAGCCTCACCATCTCCGCCATCTTACTGACGAAGAGAGTTGGACATTGCTGCAGAGAAAGCTTTTTGGCACGGAAGATTGTCCTCCAGCACTAAGTGAAGTTGGATCTCAAATAGCAAAACTTTGTCAGGGCTTACCCCTCGCAGTTGTCCTTGTTGCTGGAATTCTTGCTATTACTGCACAAGATAGTTGGGAAGAAGTTGCAAAAAGTCTAAGTTCCATTGTCCTTGAGGATGCATACTGCATGAAGACACTTGAGCTGAGTTATAGTCATCTACCAGATTATTTGAAGCCATGCCTTCTGTACTTTGCTGCATTTAAAGAAGACGAGGTTATTAATGTGCGAAGGTTGTTACGGCTTTGGATCTCTGAAAGATTCGTGCAACAGGCTGAAGGAAAGAGAGTAGAGGAAGCAGCTTATGACTACTTCATGGCTCTAGTTAATAGAAGTTTAGTTATGGGTGTCGGACAAAGAACTGTGGGTGGTGCCAAAGCCTGTCTACTTCACGATTTGGTACATGAGTTTTGTGTGAAAAAAGCCAAAGAAGAAAGTTTTCTATATGCTATTCATACTTGGAACCCTCTTGGGCTTACTGGACCAAGCAACCCCCACCGAGTTTGTGTCCGCAATACCAGAGAATTGAAGATTTGGGAGTTAACGCTTATATTTCCCAATTTACGCTCTTTGATCTTGTTTGGACAAGATGATTTTGAACATGAAGAGGAGGATTTGGGTATTTTGTTACCTAAACTTCTCAGAGTGTTGGATTTCGGGAATTTGGAGTTTCGTTATTCTTTCCCAATGGAAGTAGCATTGCTTGTTCACTTGAGATACCTGGCGCTCAAAGGAATAAGATACATCCCATCTGCGATAGCCAACCTGTCAAG TTGA